Sequence from the Aspergillus nidulans FGSC A4 chromosome III genome:
TGGGTAAAATAGCGTCCCACTGGCTGTCCGGCTCTAGTGCAAACTCAGGTGACAGCGTCGGTAGATACTCAGCGCAAAACCTGTCATATCGCTGCTCAGCCTCCAAGGGGTCGTACTCAAACTTTCGCCGCGGCCCGAATCTGCGCCAGAATCGACCCAGATGTACTTGCATGAGCCGCTCCGTGAAAATTTCTGGTGCACTAGCATTGGCGCTGGTGTCTGGTACAAGACACAACCAGGGAAGGGCGTCTGCCACTATGCCGTCAGGAAGAAACGGGACCCGATCTAGCTGCCGGGACAAATGGCTGTCTAGGACATACAGACTGCAAAGCATCCTTCGCTCTATCTTCCTTTCCAGGTTCGAGGCCCCATCCATACCCAGAAGTGGCGCATCAGCGCGGATGCCCGCTTTCAAGGCCTCGCGACTCGACGCGGCAAGACCCTCCCAAATTTGGTCGGTTCTGCCGTCTCACGAGAATCTGAGAGCAAGGAAGAGAGTATACTGAACGCGCACCAGCGACCCTTCCCAATCCAGAGACAAACAGGCCTGAGCTAGGCTGTCACCAACATTGCTGCAGGTATTGCGGATGTCAGTGAGCGAGACTCCGCCGATACTGTCCACTGTATGGGAAGGAGACGGGAGAAAGTGCGCTGTGTATGCGCTGACGCGGAGATCAGAACGGCGGACTCGACGTCGCGCACAGTCAACGGTTGATTTTCGGTCCACCACAGCTGATACTGTGCTAGGAAGCTAGGGGCATGCATGGATGATATGTTTCAGCCTGACGGCAAGCTGATTAGCAAATCCTCTCGGAACCATTTTCCGCCTCAGGAAACGCATACTAATTCAACTCATATACAAAGTACTGCACAAGAAAATCAAGCACTTGGCGTTTGGGAATTCGGCCGAGATCCCGCTCCATACGCTGAAAGAGATGGATATCAGATGCCATTGTTTCGCTGCCATGGCTGTCACCATGACTCTCAACGTCCCACTACTTAACGAGACTTGGTCAGTCGCGTCAACACTTGCAGCGCCCACCGTAAGGAATCTAGTGAGAGCGCCACTCGCTGGAGCAATGCAGGTATTGCAAGAGCTATCCTCAAAGTAACCAAACGAGTGGGCCAGGGCGGAGCGGCGGCTGTACGAGTACCTCTTGGCCTCGTCTGAAACGGCAGAGAGGGGTCCACCAGGCTCGAGGAGGTCCGCTCGAACCATAGAGGGCTGTGCCGTCTCTAGCGGGCGACCCTGAGCCTCTGTGAGGAGGCTAAATCTTCGAGGTCGGTGACACTGCCAGAGAGCCACTATAGAGACACTCCTCTGGTCTTCGACGGCGCGTACAATGATTGCATGGATATTGACGGTTACACTGCGCACCTGAAATTAAATTGTGTAGAATGCAACAATATTAGCCCCTTTTTCTTGCTCTGATGCTCTGCTTCACATACCTTTGTTTCCTCGTATGGAAAGGAACACACGTGCTGACCGGACATTTTTGGTCGTCAGGATGCATCAGCATGAGGGATCCTAACATCCTATTCGAAAATCACAAAGCAGAGGACTTTCAATGACCAAATGGGTCTGCCTGACGCTTTCCTCGGATTCTGTGAGGTGACTGGGGAATTGGCCCTGAGTTATGAGCAGTAATATCCCCGGtgaggctgagaaagaaaacgAGGGGATGTCATCACCGCCACTGTCCACTAGAGCCTCCTTGAAAGACCTTGCCCAGTTCCGAGACTAGGTTCATTCCCCCGGCAGCTCACGAGGAGGGTGGGACTGGTTTTCTCATTGACGACGAATCCAGTTCCTGCTCCTTCATGATTATTGGCGGGGTCTACACTTCTCCTTCAACGAACAGTAGTCTTTATCTAAACAAGATACCATACTGTCCGGTTATTTAATACGGTATTTAGAGCGCAAAATGCTAACCTCATGTCCGACATCTTTGCTGTATCTGGAATATATAATCATAGTAGAGTAATTATCACCTGGTGGGCAGAGCTCCCGGAACAAACGGCGTCCTGAACAGCCCCCTGCACTAAGCTTGTGGTCGTATAACTTGTCAGGCTTAAGGAGTCCTCAGAACTATTCTTCGTGCAATATCCGACCTCGCGTTCGGAGTCCAACATAAAGGATACCAGTGCACCGCAGAAGACCTCGACTTCGGCCTTGACAGCCAAGTGATCTGTTATTCAGGGCTTCTTGAACCAAGCTCCAAAACTtgcctctcttcctctcttcctcaaccagggCGCCTCCGCAAAAGATCTGGAACTTTACCACCTCGACAGCCCTCCCCAGAAGACAACTTTGTCCATGCTGGAAAATCCAAACTCCGCGCGCTGGACTGTCGTCGCTTGCTGGAACCAATTGAAGGCTTTTTCGTGTTCTTCCTGCCCACCTGGCTCGAGGAACGCATCTCTGGGGTCACTGTGAAGACCTATCGAATGTCACATGCCAGAGCCATAAACCAAAATATTGTTGCCATACAAGAATGATTGATTGGGACTAAGCACAGTGGTTGGTAAAGTGGACTCTGGAGGGCTTCGAATGCTCACATGACGTTCCCACACGGGTTTCGGCAATCGACTTGCGGCCTCACGAATCaaagttgatggagataGTGACGGGCTTCGCGCCCTTCCGGCGATAGCTGAACGGACATATGCTATGGGATGTGTCCAGGCTGTTGTGAAGGTTGGCCAATTTGCCAGAAATTCGGAGGCAGTCAGGGTTCTGTACGTTGTGTGGCGTTCCAGCATTTAAGAATAACTGTTAGTCCAGGCTGCCGAGCTTAATGTTTAGTCCCTGCCTTCTTTGGGCTCACAGAATGTAGGGCTACATTGTCAATCATATCGGACTCTTCAGGGACGGGAATAGCGGCTATTATTCCGTCGAACACGGAAATATCCGGGTCCAACGTCCAAAAGCCCGGTGATAATCGGCTTTGACGGAGGAGTTCCTCATCCATGAGCGCTTCAGCGGCCATGGGAACTTCCATGTCAAGTTGAGTCTGCCGCGGCAGGTGAAGAAATTCTGCTGAATCGCGTAGATTGTtagcagcgccagcagagaTACCGTCAACTTGACTACTTTGGTACTGTCTGCACATGGTGACGAGTGCACAGCCGTAGATTGCCGGCCGTGTGTCAGCTCTAACGCTTAATGACTGCATCAGGACCGCCGCGTCCTGTACGAGTTCCAAAAACTCTTTTCGACACTTAGGTAGTACTAGCCCGCCCCGTAGAGCTCGAATAACGCACAAGCAAACATGGACCATGAGTACAAAGGCGAAGTCGCACAGATAGCGCAGACGGTCCTTGGATACGGGGGGAAGATCCTTGAACCATTGTAGAAAGTCTTGGGCTGCCTCCAAAGTTTCATTCATGGCAATATAGATTTCGCCTGCCTCATCAACTAGGTGTGTAAGGAGATGGAACCGGGTGAAGTGGAAGTAAAAAAACAGTTGGTGGCCGGGTGCGGCAGCTTGAGCGACAAGACACATTTAGCAGAGAAAAATCAACGGAGGTTAAGAAATGTCACCTACCGCCGGTCAAAGATTCTTGCCACTGAGATTTCCAGTGATCTAAGGTGTCATTGACAGTTTTCGGGCAGCTCGCAGGGATAGATGAGGCACTCTCCCAGAGCAGGCAGAGCTCGAACTCGGCGAGCAGGAGGCGGATGCGAGGATGATCCACAGTCTGCTCCAGGGCGGATTTAGCGCGATGAAGCTCTACAGAACCAGAAAGAGTTCGGGGGCAGCCGTGAAGGACAGCACAGCTGCAACGAGTCAGTGGAAAAGAGGGtatcgaagagctggtggaCAGTGGGCTTACTGGTGACTCATGGTGTACAGCCAGACCTCCCACACCAGGGGCAATTTGTCGTCTGAGGCCTTGTCCAGCGTATAATCGAGCCCGAGTCTTATTTTCGAGGCATAAGTCTCAGTAATCCCTTTAAGAAAGAGCATGTCGAAGTATGGGAACGCCTGCTGGTCCTCGTGGTTGGGGCCGGTCGCTTCACAACACGCGTACAGCACGACGAGGCCCTGCATGTTCTCGGCCTTTGCAATACTTGACTGGTTCGCCATGGATCTGAAGATCAACTCGGAAATTAAGCGTCGAAGAATACAACCGGTGCGATCGCGCAGAGCGGTAGAGTCGGGCAAGTACCGAGCGACCGCATATATCGCTGCCAGAACATACAACGGTTGGGTAGGGAGGGCCGTGAAATCCGTGGCATATAGTGACGGGATGAAGGGGGCAATGCGCTCGCCAAACAGAGTGAAGAGCTCCAGAGCCTCTGCCGGGGTAGTGGCGGCCTCGGCGAGGCACGCCACGAGGCCGCTATGATCGCGGCCGCTGGCCCGAGCGGCCGGCGACGCGGCCCAGTTTCGTAGGTCGCcggtttcctggctctcAGATGGAGTTGGATACGTTACAGAACATAATTGCTGCTTAGTTTTCAATCCCTGGACGCGGGACGGGGTGGCGGCGGCAACGGTTGGCAGCGGACACGCGTCTCGCGCAGGACGCGGTCGGACGCGCATCGCCCTGCCGGAGTTTCTGGTGTTCTTCGCATCCACGCTCTCCTTGCGCAAATTCGATGCAAAACGACCGTTTGGATCGCGGAGTTTGCCAGAATGGTACCCAttcggacgaggaagaggagagcgACGGTCTTGCTGATCCTCTTGGTGCTTCTGGTACTTCTTTGAACGGCGTGAGCTCCCGGCAGCGGCAGTGTTAACAGGTAAGGAGCAGTGGAGGCCCAATTTCGCACAGCGTTTACATGGAGCCCAATCGCCACAGCATTTTGTCTGCCATCGGTCAGTTTACCATCTCGACGAGAAGAACGCGACCTACCTTTTTTTTACGGCATTCCGTACACGACGGGCCAGTGCGTTTGATACTGTCGGATGAGGCCATTGCAGTTATTGGGCCTGCTGAGAGACAGTTCCCGCCGCGGATGACGACCAGATGTCGAGATGACGATAAAACGGTGAGGACAGGGATCAAGAGGCGTGGGTGTATGTGGAGAGGATGTCAATAGAGGAGCTAAGAACCTGGAGATCTGCGCTTGGTCCCGTGCAGAAATGTCCTTTACGCCCAATTGTATTCTTGACAGCTTGGCAAGAGAACTACTGCGGGACTAGTGGGCCAGTTTAAGCCCTTTTAGAAAATCAACCACTGGCGGCGTCCGACGGATCGGTCCGGTCGCGAGGCCAGGGCCGCTCCCTCACCTACTGCATGTCCGCAATGTCTTTACCTGAATATGTAGATCCCTCGGTACAGTGACACTCTCCTtataataaataaaaaaaaaaataaagaagaaaggaaaaataaaaaaaagcTTAGAATTGCAGAGATCCTTTAATGCTCAAGCTCAGGGTCTATGCACGTGGGCCGATGGTTCTTTATTGTCAGCTCTCGAGGTGGTTGTGTCAaccggaggaggttcctccATactaatcaatgttcagcacctcATTCGTTTAtctgtctgtttgatgctttacACCGTttgtatggcaaggatatctcccGTATAGCGAGAACCatctttttgaagccttggaaaaaggtataaattgcctatacagatcgtagttaggagatcaagacctttAATTCAATCGTCCGTTAGTTACAGAaattgattacataaccacctCAATAATCCGACAGAATGATTGTATTGAAggccttgatctcctaactacgaTCTGTATAGACATTTTATAGCATTTAGAGAGCTTCAGAAGGCAGGAATCTCGGTATCTGAAGATAGCTCAGCCCATATTAATAGCTGTAATCCGTTTATGGCGGTGTAATCGTATCATACGATCACGCGAAAAAGGTGCTGAATATTGATTTGTAGGGAGGAGCATTTCGCCGGTTGACATATATACAGTATTGACTTTATGGAATTCTGCAGTACATTCTCAGAGATATATACTGGATTACCAACGATATCCCTACAACCAGCTATGATGGGAATCATTCGAGTCAGGTTTTTCTACCAAACTAGCAGCCCTGAGCTTCCCGGGGCCGTCATTACCCCCTCTGTGGGCACTGGGCACTTAGATTGATAAGATCACCTAGTCCTTTGCAGGCAGCAGCTTGATAGCACCATTTCCATGCAAAATATACAGGTCGGCGACGTCGAGGTAGCACTTACCCATACAACCCCCTTAGAAAAGTGGGACGGATCGTACTATGCTTCAGATtctgttatgggtccttgACCATACAAGGCCTTGACCTGAGTGACTCGGGCAAGGCCTACGttgtcctgaaggcggtgggCCACTTGTAAGACTTCCTCGTGACAGCAATCCCTCTTGTACGTACagcacgtctagataggaagatccatttAAACACGTCCCATTACAGATTCATCCCTGAAATCTTGGATCCTGTTGAGTCGACTTGGGAGGACGACGAATCTCAGATTCGCCCACCTTGCGCATTTTATTGAAATTTTTGGTGTAATCAAAGGCTACGCTACACAGTCCAAAGGCTATTCAGGATTCATAATCTAGACTTCCTCTTGCCCctggacaatatatatatatcagaCACAGGGACAGATGCCGTGTGGGATATATGGATGGTGCAAGAGAGGGCAAACTATATTCTTTTAATATAGATCTGGGCTTAGACCCCCAGCTCTAATTACCTGAAGTTGTCGAAGGATTGATCTGGAGGGACCTGAATGCCTTGATGATCGCTATCTGATGTACGCTAATCCCCACCGGCGACATCTTTAGGATCGTAGAGCCAAGCTTAGCAAAATCAACAACACCTTTCCCTCCATAATAACTGCCACGTCCGCTCGTTTGTCCCGTCAACGGGATAACCCTGAGGACATCTAGATGGGACAAGCAGAATCGATAAATCTACAATGGCGGAAACACTGAACGGGCGACGCAACGCTTGATGGTGCAGTGCGCAGGACCAAGAAGCACATATTCAAATTTATAGCCTTCGTATTGGGGCTACTATATGCACTTGTTGATCAAGGAACATCCCGCATTGAAGATTAACTTTTATCCGGCAGGTAGTACTGTCTCCAACTATCCTCTATCACCCTAACCACTCCTTTATTTTTCGGTGAGATCGAAGCCTCACGGTCCCCCGCTGTCGCCTCACAGGAATGAGGACAGCTCGTGGCAAGCTCTTCAGCGCTCTTGTTGTTCGTGAGCTCGTCATTCTGCATTAAACACCTGAAACCACAGTCTATGACCTCACGCCCGCCAACACATGGCGCCGTAGTCCCTGCCATCAATATATGACCACAATTCCTCCGACTCCGTGATGCCCTTCTAAAATATCGTTATCTGGCACAAGCCTATTCACCGGGTGCCCTGGGAAATGGATGACAGCGCCGGGGTATTGGAGGCTTGGGTAGCTAAGCCTCGTTCACGGCTAATGCGAGCATTGGGCGTTGTACATATTTATGCATTGTGGACCGCCCAGGCGCTATATCGAGTTTCAAGGGGCGTGGAGGAGTGGCTATGATATCCCCGGCAACACGAGAGCTGCCGGTTACGATGATGTACTTCCTGATCGCGTCTGTTCTTTTGCTGAGTAACCCAGGAGTAGTAATCGCCAGAGAGCCACCCTCTGCATCATCACAATGGTCGCAACAACGGTTTGAGCAACTTTCGTTCATATTATGCATTCCGATATCATATCCGGGCCGGTAGCTGGGTTCGGGAACTTGCGGGTCACCGGACTAGAGAGTTGGGTCTTGATAGAACTGCGGCCCCCCAGCCGTGGAGTACGAAAATACGGATTTCattcctctttttctctgGACCAGACTAGTTCTTGCCTACTAGGATTAGATAGTCTTTGTAATTGTATGAAAAACCTGCAGCTAAAAACGCGGAATCTGATCTACAcatagacttgttaaacccaacccacgaaacccgccccaacccgccccgacccgccaagaaatgggttgggttagaccttctaattatccaatgggttttggatatttttggctgcctcaaagcccggcggagcaacccgctgggttgccaagatatctgaataggtatattactgtatttagattatattttcttacttagatagtttataatacaatatttaaatacagtattttattaactatgtagaaCACTACTTATTAAAGTAATaatatgcataactgggttattttgggttatctaggttgggttagaattatttgctaaacctatgggcggtttactgttcaggtaacccaccccaaaaaccgcgtgggcggatcagctaggcctgaaaacccgccccaacccgtggtttaacaagtctatctACACATCTCTATATCCTCCTATCCCAACAAAGACAACGAGCCACGAACGGGATGATTGCCACCTTCTCACCTTCCCAGTCAAGCTATACATTTCGCGATCTTTGCCTTTGAAAGAGCCCTTCTCATACGAGAGACTTCCTTTTCAAGCTAATTAGTTTGGCCAGCTTGGTAGAGGCTAAGAGATATCGAAATGCAAAGACATCTGACATCACTATACAAGAGCAGCAGGGCTAGAACAAGATAGTTCACTTCGCGCAGATTTGCATCTGTAAGCATAGACCTTGACACCACCCGGTGGTCACCCGTCATGGGCCGGGTTTGAGTACATGGTCTGAACCCGCGGGTTGTGAACGGATCCACATCCGTACGGGCTTTGGGTACCCGTAGGTTGAGAAACACTGCAAACACGCTGTAACTATAAACCTATTATTTAAATAAGTCAATATTTTaccaaaaaaaaacagcCTATCAGGATAATTAACCCATAATAGGTTCTTGGCGATTAACTTGGGGGTTAACAAAAACCCGCACGGGTTCGCGGGTTCTGGGTACGGGTCCCAACCCTGACCCGACCCGCGGATTCGGGGTTTGACTTTGGACCCGTCAAGGTTTTGTCACGGTTTACTCATGCACTGGAAGGCCGATAACTTTCTTTTCATCTTTATTAGGATTGAAGTCAATCTGACAGTTCTGCTCTATTGCTCTATACGCCTCTCACGCATAAACCCGTATTCAAAGAAGGCATAGGAAAGCGAGCATCTCGGATGCCCAAAGCGGATTTCTGATTATATTACCACAATTTTCTAGTTTGCTCATGATTATTGAAATCAAGAATGGGCCACGTTACGCGGCACATCTTGTTGGGCCACTTCATGCTACGGATGTGTGCCGCTGAGCAACAACCGCCACCTTACCGAATGTCAGACTTAATCCGACGGTCGAAAGAGACACTATGTTCCTCACATAAATCTACCTAATGAACTAATACTGGAGGACCAGCGCTAGGGAATCAGCATTGTTTTGGAGGGCTATATGGCCATCAAGGCCATGTTCTTGCCGCCCAGCTAAATGACGTTTCTCTGAGATCCCCCTGCGGACAAGAGAGGACTGTATCACCAATATAGTCACACCACATATAGATTGGCATTAGTTCTTCAGAGGACAGGTTAGGCTCTAAATTCACAAAGGAAAAATGTCTTTCATTTTCAACCATCCAAATAAATCCAATGAAAAGTAAAGCTTTATGGTTCGGCAATAGCAAGTCTCCTGTTCGTGGTATCTCGCAACTATTCAATATCCCGCCTAATGATGTTTGCCAGTTTTTATGGGCCTGCTACCACCGCCTCGCCGTTGCATAGACATTGAGAGCCCTAAAATATCGTCCCAGAAATTAAATATTTAGGTAAAAACTGGATAGCCAGTGGCTGTAGCGTAAAGTGTGAAGGTAATAAAATCTGAAGGTAAGAAAATCGCGTAAGTTTGAAAGTCCATAATAGATCCGGTTCAAAAATAGGTCTGTCAGTGACAGGCCTGGTAGCATATCGCGCTGTCGCAATGCCAAACCCTTGCTCCTGTTTCCCAAGAACAGGCAACTGGCGCTTATCAGTCGCGCGAGGCCACTGACATTGAGATGTCCACAGTCCTCATAATACCCA
This genomic interval carries:
- a CDS encoding uncharacterized protein (transcript_id=CADANIAT00005315) produces the protein MSGQHVCSFPYEETKVRSVTVNIHAIIVRAVEDQRSVSIVALWQCHRPRRFSLLTEAQGRPLETAQPSMVRADLLEPGGPLSAVSDEAKRYSYSRRSALAHSFGYFEDSSCNTCIAPASGALTRFLTVGAASVDATDQVSLSSGTLRVMVTAMAAKQWHLISISFSLPSTVSAVVDRKSTVDCARRRVRRSDLRVSAYTAHFLPSPSHTVDSIGGVSLTDIRNTCSNVGDSLAQACLSLDWEGSLVRVQYTLFLALRFSHLSRQLDRVPFLPDGIVADALPWLCLVPDTSANASAPEIFTERLMQVHLGRFWRRFGPRRKFEYDPLEAEQRYDRFCAEYLPTLSPEFALEPDSQWDAILPKLPMQRQLMHTAIFDSICWNFRLLLILKPTQIARLAPYK
- a CDS encoding Zn(II)2Cys6 transcription factor domain-containing protein (transcript_id=CADANIAT00005316), coding for MASSDSIKRTGPSCTECRKKKTKCCGDWAPCKRCAKLGLHCSLPVNTAAAGSSRRSKKYQKHQEDQQDRRSPLPRPNGYHSGKLRDPNGRFASNLRKESVDAKNTRNSGRAMRVRPRPARDACPLPTVAAATPSRVQGLKTKQQLCSVTYPTPSESQETGDLRNWAASPAARASGRDHSGLVACLAEAATTPAEALELFTLFGERIAPFIPSLYATDFTALPTQPLYVLAAIYAVARYLPDSTALRDRTGCILRRLISELIFRSMANQSSIAKAENMQGLVVLYACCEATGPNHEDQQAFPYFDMLFLKGITETYASKIRLGLDYTLDKASDDKLPLVWEVWLYTMSHHCAVLHGCPRTLSGSVELHRAKSALEQTVDHPRIRLLLAEFELCLLWESASSIPASCPKTVNDTLDHWKSQWQESLTGAAAPGHQLFFYFHFTRFHLLTHLVDEAGEIYIAMNETLEAAQDFLQWFKDLPPVSKDRLRYLCDFAFVLMVHVCLCVIRALRGGLVLPKCRKEFLELVQDAAVLMQSLSVRADTRPAIYGCALVTMCRQYQSSQVDGISAGAANNLRDSAEFLHLPRQTQLDMEVPMAAEALMDEELLRQSRLSPGFWTLDPDISVFDGIIAAIPVPEESDMIDNVALHSNPDCLRISGKLANLHNSLDTSHSICPFSYRRKGAKPVTISINFDS